One Streptomyces sp. NBC_01237 genomic region harbors:
- a CDS encoding glycine C-acetyltransferase, which produces MFDSVRDDLRTTLDEIRAAGLHKPERVIGTPQSATVAVTSGGRPGEVLNFCANNYLGLADHPEVVAAAHEALDRWGYGLASVRFICGTQEVHKELEQRLSSFLGQEDTILYSSCFDANGGVFETLLGPEDAVISDALNHASIIDGIRLSKAKRFRYANRDMADLEQQLKEASGARRRLVVTDGVFSMDGYVAPLREICDLADRYDAMVMVDDSHAVGFVGPGGRGTPELHGVMDRVDIITGTLGKALGGASGGYVAARAEIVALLRQRSRPYLFSNSLAPVIAAASLKVIDLLESAGDLREQLNANTALFRTRMTEEGFDILPGDHAIAPVMIGDAAKAGRMAELLLERGVYVIGFSYPVVPDGAARIRVQLSAAHSTDDVNRAVDAFVDARAALGE; this is translated from the coding sequence ATGTTCGACTCCGTACGCGACGACCTGCGCACCACCCTCGACGAGATCAGGGCCGCCGGGCTGCACAAGCCCGAGCGCGTGATCGGCACCCCGCAGTCCGCCACCGTGGCCGTCACCTCCGGCGGCCGTCCCGGTGAGGTGCTCAACTTCTGCGCCAACAACTACCTGGGCCTCGCCGACCACCCCGAGGTCGTCGCCGCCGCCCACGAGGCGCTGGACCGCTGGGGCTACGGGCTGGCCTCGGTCCGCTTCATCTGCGGCACCCAGGAGGTCCACAAGGAGCTGGAGCAGCGGCTGTCGTCGTTCCTCGGCCAGGAGGACACGATCCTCTACTCCTCCTGCTTCGACGCCAACGGCGGCGTGTTCGAGACCCTGCTCGGCCCCGAGGACGCGGTCATCTCCGACGCCCTCAACCACGCCTCGATCATCGACGGCATCCGCCTCTCCAAGGCCAAGCGCTTCCGCTACGCCAACCGCGACATGGCCGACCTGGAGCAGCAGCTCAAGGAGGCGTCCGGAGCCCGGCGCCGGCTCGTCGTCACCGACGGCGTGTTCTCCATGGACGGATACGTCGCCCCGCTGCGCGAGATCTGCGACCTGGCCGACCGCTACGACGCCATGGTGATGGTCGACGACTCGCACGCCGTCGGCTTCGTCGGACCCGGCGGGCGCGGCACCCCCGAACTGCACGGCGTCATGGACCGCGTCGACATCATCACGGGCACCCTCGGCAAGGCGCTCGGCGGTGCGTCCGGCGGCTATGTCGCGGCCCGCGCCGAGATCGTCGCGCTGCTGCGCCAGCGCTCGCGCCCGTACCTCTTCTCCAACTCCCTCGCCCCGGTCATCGCCGCCGCCTCCCTCAAGGTCATCGACCTGCTGGAGTCCGCCGGTGACCTGCGCGAGCAGCTGAACGCCAACACCGCGCTCTTCCGTACCCGGATGACCGAGGAGGGCTTCGACATCCTGCCCGGCGACCACGCCATCGCCCCCGTCATGATCGGGGACGCGGCGAAGGCAGGCCGGATGGCGGAACTGCTCCTGGAGCGCGGTGTGTACGTGATCGGGTTCTCGTACCCGGTCGTCCCCGACGGCGCGGCCCGCATCCGCGTCCAGCTCTCGGCAGCGCACTCCACCGACGACGTGAACCGTGCCGTGGACGCGTTCGTCGACGCGCGGGCGGCGCTCGGCGAGTAG
- a CDS encoding ABC transporter permease, which produces MNRAVRDSRSTGAHGAATVGGGKASGAREPGTARDRRKDPRDPPAVRHGSRRASAFLARRSLPAHRRAWAAVIAATAAAAALIGAFAFVLGSLLVATPPVDRYAGADAVVAADQKVSYTAKPWGSEPRTATAYLSERARLDRSLLAKAAGADGVARAVADDSVPVTVGGGTPAVGRSWPSAVLTPYELTGGRAPEAATDVVLDTALVPAGIGPGDRVELQVDGAARSYTLTGVADTGHRGKGAPAVFFTERRLTALAGHPDTVDAIGIVAKEGVAADTLRDSVDRALPERAAAGSDRGVRVLTGTERGEAEQLGALGGRGDQLALLGSIGGTVLMVALLVIGSTLSQAIHQRSGELALLRAVGATPRQLRSAIGREAGRISATAAVLGGIGAVPLGLAMRSLLTTDALPLPVPVWLPVAAAGAAALIVTVLVRPVAMLAARGITKLRPAAALGAASSPEPSEPGRFRTITGLVLAFSGVGSAGLATSQSGQTAAVAASGAATSLVIAVALLGPWIARVAMRILGTPVRKAGGVSGFLAARTASAHTRRLGAALTPIVLVVAFVCVQLAAGTTMERAADRQAAAALRADLVATAPGAGLPAGAAQAVRGAPGVTAATGVLRSSVVLAHREVGEPKLSNLPVLGVTASQLSGTLDPEVTSGDLERLTGRGTVAVGAERADSLGVSTGDTVELRLGDGTKAKLRVVAVYERSLGLGEFMLPREALAAHVSAARDASLLIGTDPRSGAAATAAVRKALAPYSGVLVRPAGANDVRIAPAVSDEDNAMVIIGVGVIGGFALLSVISTLALITTGRRGEFRLLRMVGTGRGQLRRMLVLETGLVTVAGLVIGTVVAAVPLTAFAVSATGSAPYMPPAQYGVLVAAVTVAALAATVVPGSSGGRFVLKRRKG; this is translated from the coding sequence ATGAACAGAGCCGTACGCGACAGCAGGAGCACGGGCGCCCACGGGGCCGCGACCGTGGGCGGCGGAAAGGCGTCGGGTGCACGCGAGCCCGGGACCGCGCGCGACAGGAGGAAGGACCCGCGCGATCCGCCGGCCGTACGGCACGGGTCGCGGCGGGCGTCCGCGTTCCTCGCCCGGCGCTCGCTGCCCGCGCACCGCCGGGCCTGGGCCGCGGTGATCGCGGCGACGGCCGCAGCGGCGGCACTGATCGGCGCGTTCGCTTTCGTTCTCGGTTCGCTGCTGGTGGCCACGCCGCCGGTCGACCGGTACGCGGGCGCCGACGCGGTGGTGGCCGCCGACCAGAAGGTGTCGTACACCGCGAAGCCCTGGGGCAGTGAACCGAGGACCGCGACGGCGTACCTGTCGGAACGGGCCCGGCTCGACCGGTCCCTGCTGGCGAAGGCGGCGGGGGCCGACGGGGTCGCCCGTGCCGTCGCGGACGACTCCGTGCCGGTGACCGTGGGCGGCGGGACACCCGCGGTCGGCCGTTCCTGGCCGTCCGCGGTGCTGACCCCTTACGAGCTGACCGGGGGCCGGGCCCCGGAGGCCGCGACCGACGTGGTCCTGGACACGGCGCTGGTACCGGCCGGAATCGGGCCGGGCGACAGGGTGGAGCTCCAGGTCGACGGGGCCGCCAGGTCCTACACCCTCACCGGTGTCGCCGACACGGGGCACCGGGGGAAGGGCGCCCCGGCCGTGTTCTTCACCGAGCGGCGGCTGACCGCGCTGGCCGGGCATCCGGACACCGTCGACGCGATCGGGATCGTCGCGAAGGAGGGGGTCGCGGCCGACACCCTGCGGGACTCGGTGGACAGGGCGCTCCCCGAGCGTGCCGCCGCCGGTTCCGACCGCGGGGTGCGGGTCCTGACCGGTACGGAGCGGGGCGAGGCGGAGCAGTTGGGCGCGCTCGGCGGGCGCGGCGATCAGCTGGCCCTGCTGGGGTCGATAGGCGGCACCGTGCTGATGGTGGCGCTGCTGGTGATCGGCTCCACGCTGTCCCAGGCGATCCACCAGCGGTCCGGTGAACTGGCCCTGCTGCGGGCGGTCGGGGCGACGCCCCGCCAGCTCAGGTCGGCGATCGGCCGGGAGGCGGGCCGGATCTCCGCCACCGCCGCGGTGCTGGGCGGCATCGGAGCCGTACCGCTGGGTCTCGCGATGCGGTCGCTGCTGACCACGGACGCGCTGCCGCTGCCGGTACCCGTGTGGCTGCCGGTCGCTGCGGCCGGGGCTGCCGCGCTGATCGTCACCGTGCTCGTGCGGCCGGTGGCGATGCTGGCCGCCCGGGGCATCACGAAGCTGCGGCCCGCCGCGGCCCTGGGGGCGGCGAGCTCCCCCGAACCGAGCGAACCGGGCCGCTTCCGTACGATCACCGGCCTGGTCCTGGCCTTCTCGGGAGTCGGTTCGGCCGGTCTCGCCACGTCGCAGAGCGGCCAGACCGCGGCGGTCGCGGCATCGGGCGCGGCGACCTCGCTGGTCATCGCGGTGGCGTTGCTGGGTCCGTGGATCGCACGGGTCGCGATGCGGATCCTCGGCACTCCGGTGCGCAAGGCCGGCGGGGTCTCCGGCTTCCTGGCCGCGCGGACCGCCTCCGCGCACACCCGGCGGCTCGGTGCGGCGCTCACGCCGATCGTGCTGGTGGTCGCCTTCGTCTGCGTACAGCTGGCGGCCGGTACGACGATGGAGCGGGCCGCCGACCGGCAGGCCGCCGCCGCGCTGCGGGCGGACCTGGTGGCGACGGCGCCGGGCGCCGGGCTGCCGGCCGGAGCGGCGCAAGCGGTCCGTGGAGCGCCGGGCGTCACGGCGGCGACGGGCGTGCTGCGCTCCAGCGTCGTCCTCGCCCACCGCGAGGTCGGCGAACCGAAGCTGAGCAACCTGCCCGTGCTGGGCGTGACGGCCTCCCAGCTGTCCGGCACCCTCGACCCCGAGGTCACGTCGGGCGACCTGGAACGGCTCACCGGGCGGGGCACGGTCGCGGTCGGCGCGGAGCGGGCGGACAGCCTCGGCGTCTCCACCGGCGACACGGTGGAACTGCGGCTGGGGGACGGTACGAAGGCGAAGCTCCGGGTGGTCGCGGTGTACGAACGCTCCCTGGGCCTCGGCGAGTTCATGCTCCCGCGCGAGGCACTGGCGGCGCATGTCTCGGCGGCGCGCGACGCGAGTCTCCTGATCGGGACCGACCCGCGTTCCGGGGCTGCGGCCACCGCTGCCGTACGGAAGGCGCTGGCGCCGTACAGCGGGGTGCTGGTCCGGCCCGCCGGGGCGAACGACGTACGGATCGCTCCGGCCGTGTCGGACGAGGACAACGCCATGGTCATCATCGGGGTGGGGGTGATCGGCGGCTTCGCGCTGCTGTCCGTGATCAGCACGCTCGCCCTGATCACGACCGGTCGGCGCGGTGAGTTCCGGCTGCTCCGGATGGTCGGCACGGGGCGTGGGCAGCTGCGGCGGATGCTGGTGCTGGAGACCGGTCTGGTGACGGTCGCGGGGCTGGTGATCGGCACGGTGGTCGCGGCGGTCCCGCTCACCGCGTTCGCGGTGTCGGCGACGGGTTCGGCGCCGTACATGCCGCCCGCGCAGTACGGGGTGCTGGTGGCGGCGGTGACCGTGGCCGCGCTGGCGGCGACGGTGGTGCCGGGTTCGTCCGGTGGCCGCTTCGTCCTCAAGCGGCGCAAGGGCTGA
- a CDS encoding bifunctional serine/threonine-protein kinase/ABC transporter substrate-binding protein, whose protein sequence is MDELRPSDPSHIGGHRLLGRLGAGGMGVVYLGRTEAGALAAIKVILPEYAGDDDFRTRFRREVAAARSVHSPWAVPVTGAETEGERPWLATAFVPGPALSDAVARRGPLPARSVRVLGRLLSRALTAVHEAGLVHRDVKPGNVLLTADGPRLIDFGIARAADATALTTTDLVVGTPGFLSPEQATGGGTTAGPASDVFSLGCLLAYAATGRPPFGSGAVDALLYRTVHDRPDLGGIDDAELRTLLTACLAKDPGERPTAAQLDARIAEDVPGGSVEWLPEDVVRLIADRSAAMLALPDIDATVAEEPVAPARPDRRRFLLLTSVAAVGLAGTAYAAVQVAGEDTEDAPKRGGSGERDWIIGVHADLTGPQAARGKAQERGVRLAVERFNSRGNKPFTLIVKALDDRGDAARSARVAELFARDPDVLAVIGPTGDAATGAALPAYDEAMLAVLTVSSLAMAYAPRSKKSFFQAAPSWGALSAPIVNRLLLRPDVERLGVLMDRSGGQSAYQVGYATNLMTPTLTTGTTYPRVVPAGTRDLAPVIEDMVAHRSDAIFYAGDAAGAARTAVALAGTSFKGPCIAQHTVMGPDFLAAAGAAATGWEFISPYTDASAPAAKEFTAAHRARFGAEPAPWAAEAYDVAGLVAQALVSLARGGKATGKPTGKPTGKPDGTEGPEGTEGKQASGKPEEAEGKKASGSTGASPEARRPVRPGRAAVVAEIAASPYEGISRTYAFDKRQALVGQDAHLYRVENGRYRYLGAAPKPTT, encoded by the coding sequence ATGGACGAACTGAGGCCGTCGGACCCGTCGCACATCGGCGGGCACCGGCTCCTGGGCCGCCTCGGAGCGGGCGGCATGGGCGTCGTCTACCTGGGGCGTACGGAAGCGGGGGCGCTCGCCGCCATCAAGGTGATCCTGCCCGAGTACGCCGGGGACGACGACTTCCGTACCCGCTTCCGCCGCGAGGTCGCGGCGGCCCGCAGTGTGCACAGTCCGTGGGCGGTCCCGGTCACCGGAGCGGAGACCGAGGGCGAACGCCCGTGGCTGGCAACGGCGTTCGTGCCGGGACCCGCGCTCTCGGACGCCGTGGCGCGGCGCGGACCGCTGCCCGCCCGCAGCGTCAGGGTGCTCGGCCGGCTGCTCTCCCGCGCCCTGACCGCCGTACACGAGGCCGGACTTGTCCACCGCGATGTGAAGCCGGGCAATGTCCTGCTCACCGCCGACGGTCCCCGCCTCATCGACTTCGGTATCGCGCGGGCCGCCGACGCCACCGCGCTGACCACCACCGACCTCGTGGTCGGCACCCCCGGCTTCCTCTCGCCCGAGCAGGCCACCGGGGGCGGCACCACCGCCGGACCCGCCAGTGACGTCTTCTCGCTCGGCTGCCTCCTCGCGTACGCGGCCACCGGGCGGCCCCCGTTCGGCAGCGGGGCCGTGGACGCCCTGCTCTACCGCACCGTGCACGACCGACCGGACCTCGGCGGGATCGACGACGCCGAACTGCGCACCCTGCTGACCGCCTGTCTGGCCAAGGACCCGGGGGAGCGGCCGACGGCGGCACAGCTCGACGCGCGCATCGCCGAGGACGTACCGGGCGGGTCGGTCGAGTGGCTGCCCGAGGACGTCGTACGGCTGATCGCCGACCGGTCCGCCGCGATGCTCGCACTGCCGGACATCGACGCCACCGTGGCCGAGGAGCCCGTGGCGCCCGCCCGTCCCGACAGACGGCGTTTCCTCCTCCTCACCTCCGTCGCGGCGGTGGGTCTCGCCGGAACCGCCTACGCCGCCGTACAGGTGGCGGGCGAGGACACCGAGGACGCCCCGAAGCGGGGCGGGTCCGGCGAGCGGGACTGGATCATCGGCGTGCACGCCGACCTGACGGGCCCTCAAGCAGCGAGGGGGAAGGCCCAGGAACGGGGCGTCCGGCTCGCCGTCGAGCGGTTCAACTCCCGCGGGAACAAGCCCTTCACGCTCATCGTGAAGGCGCTGGACGACCGGGGGGACGCCGCCCGTTCGGCGCGCGTCGCCGAGCTGTTCGCACGCGACCCGGACGTGCTCGCGGTGATCGGCCCGACCGGTGACGCCGCGACCGGAGCGGCGCTGCCCGCCTACGACGAGGCGATGCTGGCGGTGCTCACGGTGTCGTCACTGGCGATGGCGTACGCCCCCAGGTCCAAGAAGTCGTTCTTCCAGGCCGCTCCGTCCTGGGGGGCGCTCTCCGCGCCGATCGTCAACCGGCTCCTGCTGCGCCCCGACGTCGAGCGCCTCGGTGTGCTCATGGACCGCTCCGGCGGGCAGTCCGCCTACCAGGTGGGTTACGCGACCAACCTGATGACCCCCACCCTCACCACCGGGACCACCTATCCGCGCGTGGTGCCCGCCGGGACGAGGGACCTCGCGCCGGTCATCGAGGACATGGTCGCGCACAGGAGCGACGCGATCTTCTACGCGGGTGACGCGGCCGGAGCCGCCCGCACGGCCGTCGCGCTCGCCGGAACCTCGTTCAAGGGGCCGTGCATCGCCCAGCACACCGTCATGGGACCGGACTTCCTCGCGGCTGCCGGAGCCGCGGCCACCGGGTGGGAGTTCATCTCCCCGTACACGGACGCGTCGGCGCCCGCCGCCAAGGAGTTCACCGCCGCACACCGCGCGCGCTTCGGCGCCGAGCCCGCGCCGTGGGCCGCCGAGGCGTACGACGTGGCCGGGCTCGTGGCCCAGGCGCTGGTCTCCCTCGCCCGTGGAGGAAAGGCGACGGGGAAGCCGACGGGGAAGCCGACGGGGAAGCCGGACGGGACCGAGGGGCCGGAGGGGACCGAGGGGAAGCAGGCGTCGGGGAAGCCGGAGGAGGCCGAAGGGAAGAAGGCGTCGGGGAGCACCGGCGCTTCGCCGGAAGCCCGCCGCCCCGTGCGGCCCGGCCGGGCCGCTGTCGTCGCCGAGATCGCCGCCTCACCGTACGAGGGAATCTCCCGCACCTACGCCTTCGACAAGAGGCAGGCGCTGGTGGGCCAGGACGCCCACCTCTACCGTGTCGAGAACGGCCGCTACCGCTATCTCGGCGCGGCCCCGAAGCCCACGACCTGA
- a CDS encoding LysR family transcriptional regulator, translating into MIDARRLRILRAVADHRTVTAAAAALYLTPSAVSQQLAALEQETGHRLVERGARGARLTAPGEILLTHTNAVLAQLERAEAELAAYSAGVAGTVTVAAFATGIGLVLAPALRELSRTAPGIRVRVQDAEGDASVPMVLDRQVDVAVAVEYRGAPAEDDLRLTRVPLYSEPFDAVLPLGHRLAGQEQVAVADLAKDPWIGPYPGNPCHDVVVLACEFAGFEPMLEHSSDDFRAVVALAGAGAGVALVPRSALRGTELSGVVVRPVQGSAPTRRVFAAVRQGAEGHPLISPVLDALGAVSVRDA; encoded by the coding sequence ATGATCGATGCACGGCGGCTGCGAATCCTGCGTGCGGTGGCGGACCACCGTACGGTGACCGCGGCCGCCGCCGCGCTGTATCTGACGCCCTCGGCCGTCTCCCAGCAGCTCGCCGCCCTGGAGCAGGAGACCGGCCACCGGCTCGTCGAACGCGGTGCGCGCGGTGCGCGGCTCACCGCGCCGGGGGAGATCCTGCTGACCCACACCAACGCGGTGCTGGCCCAGCTGGAGCGGGCCGAGGCGGAGCTCGCCGCGTACAGCGCGGGTGTCGCCGGTACGGTCACGGTCGCCGCGTTCGCCACCGGCATCGGCCTGGTCCTGGCCCCCGCGCTCCGTGAACTGTCCCGCACCGCCCCCGGTATCCGGGTCCGCGTCCAGGACGCCGAGGGCGACGCGAGCGTCCCGATGGTGCTGGACCGGCAGGTGGATGTGGCGGTCGCCGTCGAATACCGGGGCGCGCCCGCCGAGGACGACCTGCGGCTGACGCGGGTGCCGCTCTACTCGGAGCCGTTCGACGCGGTGCTGCCCCTGGGGCACCGGCTGGCCGGTCAGGAACAGGTGGCGGTCGCCGACCTCGCGAAGGACCCCTGGATCGGACCGTACCCCGGCAACCCCTGCCACGACGTGGTGGTCCTGGCCTGTGAGTTCGCCGGTTTCGAGCCGATGCTCGAACACTCCTCGGACGACTTCCGCGCGGTGGTCGCGCTGGCCGGGGCGGGCGCCGGAGTGGCACTCGTCCCGAGGTCCGCGCTGCGGGGGACGGAGCTGAGCGGGGTGGTCGTGCGCCCCGTCCAGGGCAGCGCCCCGACGCGACGCGTCTTCGCGGCGGTACGGCAGGGGGCGGAGGGACACCCACTGATCAGCCCGGTCCTGGACGCGCTGGGAGCGGTGTCGGTCCGGGACGCCTGA
- the tdh gene encoding L-threonine 3-dehydrogenase: MKALVKQKAEPGLWLMDVPEPEIGPGDVLIKVLRTGICGTDLHIRAYDGWAQQAVRTPLVLGHEFVGEVAELGADVADIKVGDLVSGEGHLVCGKCRNCLAGRRHLCRSTLGLGVGRDGAFAEYVALPAANVWVHRVPVDLDIAAIFDPFGNAVHTALSFPLVGEDVLITGAGPIGIMAAAVARHAGARNVVITDVSEARLELARKVGVSLALNVGEETIADGQRHLGLREGFDIGLEMSGRPEAMRDMIANMTHGGRIAMLGLPSEEFAVDWSRVVTSMITIKGIYGREMYETWYAMSVLLEGGLDLAPVITGRYDYRDFEAAFDDAASGLGGKVILDWTS, encoded by the coding sequence GTGAAGGCACTCGTGAAGCAGAAGGCCGAGCCCGGTCTGTGGCTGATGGACGTCCCGGAGCCGGAGATCGGCCCGGGCGACGTACTCATCAAGGTCCTGCGTACCGGCATCTGCGGCACCGATCTGCACATCCGGGCCTACGACGGCTGGGCGCAGCAGGCGGTGCGCACCCCGCTCGTCCTGGGCCACGAGTTCGTCGGCGAGGTCGCCGAACTCGGCGCCGATGTCGCCGACATCAAGGTCGGCGACCTGGTCAGCGGCGAGGGCCACCTGGTCTGCGGGAAGTGCCGCAACTGTCTCGCCGGACGCCGCCACCTCTGCCGCTCCACCCTCGGGCTCGGCGTCGGCCGCGACGGGGCGTTCGCCGAGTACGTCGCACTGCCCGCCGCCAACGTGTGGGTGCACCGAGTCCCCGTCGACCTGGACATCGCCGCGATCTTCGACCCGTTCGGCAACGCGGTCCACACCGCGCTGTCCTTCCCGCTGGTCGGCGAGGACGTCCTCATCACCGGCGCGGGCCCCATCGGGATCATGGCCGCGGCCGTCGCCCGGCACGCCGGCGCCCGCAACGTCGTCATCACCGACGTCAGCGAGGCCCGGCTGGAACTGGCCCGCAAGGTCGGTGTCAGCCTGGCCCTCAACGTCGGCGAGGAGACCATCGCCGACGGGCAGCGCCACCTCGGGCTGCGGGAGGGCTTCGACATCGGACTGGAGATGTCCGGCCGCCCCGAGGCGATGCGCGACATGATCGCGAACATGACGCACGGCGGCCGGATCGCCATGCTCGGACTGCCGTCCGAGGAGTTCGCCGTCGACTGGTCCCGTGTCGTCACCTCGATGATCACGATCAAGGGCATCTACGGCCGGGAGATGTACGAGACCTGGTACGCCATGTCCGTACTGCTGGAGGGCGGTCTCGACCTCGCCCCCGTGATCACCGGACGGTACGACTACCGCGACTTCGAAGCGGCCTTCGACGACGCCGCGAGCGGTCTCGGCGGCAAGGTCATCCTCGACTGGACCTCCTGA
- a CDS encoding protein kinase domain-containing protein, translated as MKPLTSDDPRVIGEYRTLVRLGAGGMGVVYLARSPGGALAAVKVIRAEHAADPGFRARFRREAEAAARITGPWVVPVTGADTEAREPWLATAFVPGPSLAETIGTQGALPAATVRALGARLAAALVAVHGAGLVHRDVKPGNVLLALDGPRLIDFGIARHEGATALTATDAVIGTPGYLAPEQASAGPVGPACDVFSLGCVLVYAATGRRPFGDGAAAGVLFRTVHEEPDLRGLPPGLRALTAACLAKDPSARPTADQVYRALADEAYPGQARPGQAHPDPSHPDPPDPPDPPDPPDPPDPPDPPDPPDPPDPSYPDPPDPSHPDPAAEADRWMPAGLPALIAERAALALALPDPETPPAPVAPGTGAAPGPSRRRLLAASAAGAVLLAGGGTAAWMARRRGQVNGPSTRTANRPTYTLGLHADLTGPGRATGLAHQRGVQLAVADHNSRTGAPFRLALRTEDDAGDAARARRAADRLAADPRVLAVIGPSADVTAEDVVARYKKARLAMVVVAAGSTTADFFASPVLYVTRPFDDSLGIGLISYLIHTRPAERIILIADEDDPRRSWGIRQIFSDAPVAGAALTTRTVAAGQGFGPAARAVVGAKADAVVYAGGSPTRAARCATALTSAGFTGTRVSAGPVLAPAFLKKAGKAAEGWVFAEAYADPLALPAAKKFTAAHQKRYGAPPAIWSAEAYDAVGLIAAAAETTSATGADRGGIAQRLFRTRYRGIVRALSFHDTRAVRFDNGIFLYRIASGRPVFLGPYGEV; from the coding sequence ATGAAGCCGCTCACCTCGGACGACCCGCGCGTCATCGGCGAGTACCGCACCCTGGTCCGGCTCGGCGCGGGCGGCATGGGCGTGGTGTACCTGGCCAGATCGCCGGGCGGCGCGCTCGCCGCGGTGAAGGTGATCCGCGCCGAGCACGCCGCCGACCCCGGCTTCCGGGCCCGCTTCCGCCGCGAGGCCGAGGCCGCCGCGCGGATCACCGGGCCATGGGTGGTGCCGGTCACCGGCGCCGACACGGAGGCCCGGGAACCGTGGCTGGCCACCGCGTTCGTGCCCGGCCCCTCGCTCGCCGAGACGATCGGGACACAGGGCGCCCTGCCCGCCGCCACCGTGCGGGCACTCGGCGCCCGGCTCGCGGCGGCCCTCGTCGCGGTGCACGGGGCGGGGCTCGTCCACCGCGACGTCAAACCCGGCAATGTGCTCCTCGCCCTCGACGGGCCCCGGCTCATCGACTTCGGCATCGCGCGCCACGAGGGTGCCACCGCGCTCACCGCGACCGATGCGGTGATCGGCACGCCCGGCTACCTCGCCCCCGAACAGGCGTCGGCCGGGCCCGTCGGACCGGCGTGCGACGTCTTCTCGCTCGGCTGCGTCCTGGTGTACGCGGCCACCGGGCGGCGCCCGTTCGGCGACGGTGCGGCGGCGGGGGTCCTGTTCCGTACGGTGCACGAGGAACCGGACCTGCGGGGCCTGCCGCCCGGACTGCGCGCCCTCACCGCCGCCTGCCTGGCCAAGGACCCGTCCGCCCGGCCGACCGCCGACCAGGTGTACCGGGCGCTGGCCGACGAGGCGTATCCGGGACAGGCGCGCCCGGGACAGGCGCATCCCGACCCTTCGCATCCGGACCCTCCGGACCCTCCGGACCCTCCGGACCCTCCGGACCCTCCGGACCCTCCGGACCCTCCGGACCCTCCGGACCCTCCGGACCCTTCGTATCCTGACCCTCCGGACCCTTCGCATCCGGACCCGGCGGCGGAGGCGGACCGCTGGATGCCGGCGGGGCTGCCCGCGCTGATCGCCGAGCGCGCGGCCCTCGCCCTCGCGCTGCCCGACCCCGAGACCCCGCCCGCCCCGGTGGCGCCCGGCACCGGGGCGGCACCCGGCCCCTCGCGGCGGCGCCTGCTCGCCGCCTCGGCGGCCGGAGCCGTCCTCCTCGCGGGCGGTGGCACCGCCGCCTGGATGGCCCGGCGGCGCGGCCAGGTGAACGGCCCGTCGACCAGGACCGCGAACCGCCCCACGTACACGCTCGGCCTGCACGCCGACCTCACCGGACCCGGCCGCGCCACCGGCCTCGCGCACCAGCGGGGCGTCCAGCTCGCCGTCGCCGACCACAACTCCCGTACCGGCGCGCCCTTCCGGCTCGCCCTGCGCACGGAGGACGACGCGGGGGACGCGGCCCGAGCACGCCGGGCGGCCGACCGACTGGCCGCCGATCCCCGCGTCCTCGCGGTCATCGGACCCAGTGCCGACGTCACCGCCGAAGACGTCGTCGCCCGCTACAAGAAGGCACGGCTGGCCATGGTCGTCGTCGCGGCGGGCTCCACCACCGCCGATTTCTTCGCGAGCCCGGTCCTGTATGTCACCCGCCCCTTCGACGACAGCCTCGGCATCGGCCTCATCAGCTACCTGATCCACACCCGCCCCGCCGAGCGGATCATCCTGATCGCCGACGAGGACGACCCGCGGCGCAGCTGGGGCATCCGCCAGATCTTCAGCGACGCACCCGTCGCGGGAGCCGCCCTCACCACCCGCACCGTCGCCGCCGGGCAGGGCTTCGGCCCGGCGGCCCGGGCGGTCGTCGGCGCGAAGGCGGACGCCGTGGTGTACGCGGGCGGCTCACCCACCCGGGCGGCGCGCTGCGCCACCGCCCTCACCTCCGCCGGGTTCACCGGCACCCGCGTCAGCGCCGGTCCCGTCCTCGCTCCCGCCTTCCTGAAGAAGGCGGGGAAGGCCGCCGAAGGATGGGTCTTCGCCGAGGCGTACGCCGACCCCCTGGCGCTCCCCGCCGCGAAGAAGTTCACCGCCGCGCACCAAAAGCGCTACGGGGCGCCGCCCGCCATCTGGTCCGCCGAGGCGTACGACGCGGTCGGACTGATCGCCGCTGCCGCCGAGACCACCAGCGCCACCGGAGCGGACCGCGGCGGGATCGCCCAGCGGCTGTTCCGCACCCGGTACCGGGGCATCGTCCGTGCCCTGTCCTTCCACGACACCCGAGCGGTGCGGTTCGACAACGGGATCTTCCTCTACCGGATCGCGTCCGGGCGGCCCGTGTTCCTGGGCCCCTACGGCGAGGTGTGA